The following proteins are encoded in a genomic region of Planktothrix tepida PCC 9214:
- a CDS encoding YdcF family protein, with protein sequence MFIILTQLLFLLLVGAIAFKVWQILGGKDNSLISRLLFILVLVLIVSALISPDSQVGLVVLGILSIFFRPLGLSILLLLIASIFIKNGKIDKPGPTLILVALLILIVASTPVFANWLAQQVEKVALKTVQTDLCCGERAGAIVLLGRGTTEPKLPYRKQIQLTDTGDRIPYAAQLFRQDRAPFIIVSAGPRQELINPIIEANDIKQLLIYMGIPAERILLESHGGTTYNNAVEIYQIMQKHRLGRTIILVTSALEMRRASLTFARVGFKVIPAPTNFYTFIHQTKYVRHITGADFAPSAEALLLTTRVLDEYFLTFYYFIRGWLAPSI encoded by the coding sequence AGTCGGTTGTTATTCATCCTGGTTTTAGTCTTAATTGTTTCTGCCTTGATTTCACCCGATAGCCAAGTCGGGTTAGTGGTATTAGGAATTTTATCAATTTTTTTTCGTCCCTTGGGATTATCAATTTTACTTTTATTAATTGCCTCTATTTTTATTAAAAATGGTAAAATCGATAAACCAGGGCCGACTTTAATTTTAGTCGCTTTATTAATTTTAATTGTAGCCAGTACCCCCGTCTTTGCGAATTGGCTGGCTCAACAAGTAGAAAAAGTCGCCTTAAAAACCGTACAAACCGATTTATGTTGTGGAGAACGGGCGGGGGCTATTGTTTTATTAGGACGGGGAACCACAGAACCCAAATTACCCTATCGCAAGCAAATTCAATTAACAGATACAGGCGATCGCATTCCCTACGCAGCCCAACTTTTTCGACAAGATCGAGCACCGTTTATTATTGTGAGTGCGGGGCCTCGTCAAGAGTTAATTAATCCGATCATTGAAGCTAATGATATTAAACAACTTTTAATTTATATGGGAATTCCCGCAGAACGAATTCTACTCGAATCTCATGGAGGAACCACTTATAATAATGCTGTTGAGATTTATCAAATTATGCAGAAACATCGTTTAGGTCGAACGATTATTCTCGTCACGTCTGCCTTAGAAATGCGTCGGGCGAGTTTAACCTTTGCCAGAGTTGGGTTTAAAGTTATTCCCGCCCCCACCAATTTTTATACCTTTATTCATCAGACAAAATATGTTCGTCATATTACTGGGGCAGATTTCGCGCCCAGTGCAGAAGCCTTATTATTAACAACACGGGTTTTAGATGAATATTTTTTAACGTTCTATTATTTTATTCGCGGTTGGTTAGCTCCCAGTATTTAA